A single region of the Alosa alosa isolate M-15738 ecotype Scorff River chromosome 6, AALO_Geno_1.1, whole genome shotgun sequence genome encodes:
- the LOC125296904 gene encoding cyclin-dependent kinase 5 activator 1-like yields MGTVLSLSPSYRKAALFEDGPATVGPYTAVQNSKNAKDKPLKRQSLINILPWKRIVVVSAKRKGSKKLPSGDSQEEGSVGHLNSQNLKKSQSCANLSSFAQDTTVAAAAAAAAAIPTSKTTSNMVATAKRTSLTGSVTGQSANAGTPKRVIVQASTSELLRSLGEFLCRRCYRLKRLSPADPVLWLRSVDRSLLLQGWQDQGFITPANVVFLYMLCRDVISAEVASERELQASLLTCLYLSYSYMGNEISYPLKPFLVEAEKEAFWDRCLEIINRMSTKMLQLNSDPHYFTQVFADLKNESQKEKQDHRLLIGLDR; encoded by the coding sequence ATGGGCACTGTGCTATCCCTGTCCCCCAGTTATCGCAAGGCCGCCCTGTTTGAGGATGGCCCTGCAACTGTGGGGCCCTACACAGCTGTTCAGAACAGCAAAAATGCCAAGGACAAGCCCCTGAAGCGCCAGTCGCTCATAAACATCCTGCCATGGAAGCGAATTGTGGTGGTCTCCGCCAAGAGGAAAGGCTCCAAGAAGCTGCCCTCGGGAGACAGCCAGGAGGAGGGCAGTGTGGGCCACCTCAACAGCCAAAACCTGAAAAAGTCTCAGTCCTGTGCCAACCTGTCCAGCTTTGCCCAGGACACCACtgtcgctgctgctgctgccgccgctgccGCCATCCCCACCTCCAAAACCACCTCCAACATGGTGGCCACCGCCAAAAGGACCTCGCTGACCGGCTCTGTCACGGGCCAGTCCGCCAACGCGGGCACGCCCAAGCGGGTCATCGTCCAGGCGTCCACCAGCGAGCTCCTGCGGAGCCTGGGCGAGTTCCTGTGCCGCCGCTGCTACCGGCTGAAGCGCCTGTCCCCGGCGGACCCGGTGCTGTGGTTGCGCAGTGTGGACCGGTCGCTACTGCTGCAGGGCTGGCAGGACCAGGGCTTCATCACGCCGGCCAACGTCGTCTTCCTCTACATGCTGTGCCGGGACGTGATCTCGGCTGAGGTGGCCAGCGAGCGCGAGCTTCAGGCCTCGTTGCTCACCTGTCTCTACCTGTCCTACTCTTACATGGGCAACGAGATCTCCTACCCACTCAAGCCCTTCCTGGTGGAGGCCGAGAAGGAGGCCTTCTGGGACCGCTGTCTGGAGATCATCAACCGCATGAGCACCAAGATGCTCCAGCTCAACTCGGACCCGCACTACTTCACGCAGGTCTTCGCCGATCTCAAGAACGAGAGCCAGAAGGAGAAGCAGGACCACCGGTTGCTGATTGGCCTGGatcgataa